From the genome of Amia ocellicauda isolate fAmiCal2 chromosome 14, fAmiCal2.hap1, whole genome shotgun sequence, one region includes:
- the LOC136768077 gene encoding cilia- and flagella-associated protein 251-like: MALRRVQREKLVFLVVWLLGGLVNTQLPDVDVDGSDWDGVGHEVYDSKAGLPAEVAGEGGYDYGSPDDGFWNVQDGEEDEELSRSSFHHMHVFPEDVEPDSDPYTLSEGHDELEEIEEELEDMEEELESWEEEMVEVEQPVEQEEPVDGEESSEEEMVEVEQPVEQEEPVDGEESSEEEMVEVEQPVEQEEPVDGEESSEEEMVEVEQPVEQQEPVDGEESSEEEEPAAGGRSRGAAGEAPAYSSRGAAGEAPAYSSRGAAGEAPAYSSRGAAGEAPAYSSRGAAGEAPAYSSRGAAGEAPAYSSRGAAGEAPAYSSRGAAGEAPAYSSRGAAGEAPAYSSRGAAGEAPAYSSRGAAGEAPAYSSRGAAGEAPAYSQCTED; this comes from the exons ATGGCATTGAGAAGGGTGCAGAGGGAGAAGCTAGTCTTCTTGGTTGTGTGGCTGCTGGGTGGGTTAGTGAACACTCAGTTGCCTGATGTTGATGTAGATGGAAGTGATTGGGATGGTGTTGGCCATGAGGTATATGATTCCAAGGCTGGATTGCCTGCAGAAGTGGCTGGAGAGGGTGGCTATGATTACGGTAGCCCTGATGATGGCTTCTGGAATGTGCAAGATGGGGAAGAGGATGAAGAGCTGTCTAGATCTTCCTTTCACCACATGCATGTCTTCCCAGAAGACGTGGAGCCCGACTCTGATCCCTATACCCTGTCTGAAGGTCATG ATGAGCTGGAGGAGATTGAGGAAGAGCTGGAGGACATGGAGGAAGAGCTGGAATCCTGGGAGGAGGAGATGGTGGAGGTGGAACAACCAGTCGAGCAGGAGGAGCCAGTAGACGGGGAAGAATCCTCGGAGGAGGAGATGGTGGAGGTGGAACAACCAGTCGAGCAGGAGGAGCCAGTAGACGGGGAGGAATCCTCGGAGGAGGAGATGGTGGAGGTGGAACAACCAGTCGAGCAGGAGGAGCCAGTAGACGGGGAGGAATCCTCGGAGGAGGAGATGGTGGAGGTGGAACAACCAGTCGAGCAGCAGGAGCCAGTAGACGGGGAGGAATCCTCGGAGGAGGAAGAGCCAGCAGCCGGGGGGCG CAGCCGGGGGGCGGCCGGTGAAGCCCCGGCCTACAGCAGCCGGGGGGCGGCCGGTGAAGCCCCGGCCTACAGCAGCCGGGGGGCGGCCGGTGAAGCCCCGGCCTACAGCAGCCGGGGGGCGGCCGGTGAAGCCCCGGCCTACAGCAGCCGGGGGGCGGCCGGTGAAGCCCCGGCCTACAGCAGCCGGGGGGCGGCCGGTGAAGCCCCGGCCTACAGCAGCCGGGGGGCGGCCGGTGAAGCCCCGGCCTACAGCAGCCGGGGGGCGGCCGGTGAAGCCCCGGCCTACAGCAGCCGGGGGGCGGCCGGTGAAGCCCCGGCCTACAGCAGCCGGGGGGCGGCCGGTGAAGCCCCGGCCTACAGCAGCCGGGGGGCGGCCGGTGAAGCCCCGGCCTACAGCAGCCGGGGGGCGGCCGGTGAAGCCCCGGCCTACAGCCAATGCACCGAGGACTGA
- the LOC136767996 gene encoding zona pellucida sperm-binding protein 4, with protein MQIYLPLGSYSRVFLQRAKMTLLPVLELPRTCQHRVRRRQGEVVLIASFRGCYVWKLEKAGRPYAALTLRYYDLHLKMSQVVTVSCPLTTTTPLPSAQPPKGLSISCSEVCMTVHLPTGPLSAVHILNSSNALVPVLQMPKSCGYSLVRGQGENMLTILYTACDVRIVAQWYTIQVVYMTAAGERAEIQVSCPYHKLQPQQGCPLPKSQQVSCGPKRVRAAACLARGCCMDPETAHCYYPLEECTSDKHFVFAVHRTLTIPPLEPSSLVIAGNQSCSPVICTPDFAIFKFPVTGCGTHAFVVGKTTIYLAEVMALARQNSLKYGVITRDGPFRLLVECRYAEDNLISTGYLVKSPNLPSTIMSPGVFGVQLRIATDAAFSRFYPQYHRPLRLLLGRPMYLEVRLLSSPDPNLLLLVHYCVAYPRSAQAVWVLLYEGCPNPLDYGHTSTLHINNQLPLSRQHRRFHITTFQFMDQTMQAYLDEEIYFMCSTEVCSPAMKTCVEGCFDGRKIPVVPDPNTDARCLRKPCPGSKAKISVGLPAQ; from the exons ATGCAGATCTACCTGCCCCTCGGGAGCTACAGTCGGGTGTTCCTGCAGAGAG CCAAGATGACTCTGCTGCCGGTGCTGGAGCTACCCAGGACCTGTCAGCACAGGGTGAGGAGGCGCCAAGGGGAAGTGGTGCTCATTGCCTCCTTCCGTGGCTGCTACGTGTGGAAATTG GAGAAGGCTGGCAGGCCGTATGCTGCCCTGACTCTACGCTACTATGACCTCCACCTGAAGATGTCCCAGGTTGTCACTGTGTCCTGCCCACtgaccaccaccacccccctcccctcagCCCAGCCACCCAAGGGCTTGTCCATCTCCTGCAGTGAAGTCTGCATGACTGTCCACCTGCCCACTGGGCCCTTGTCTGCGGTCCACATCCTGA ACTCCTCCAATGCACTGGTCCCAGTGCTGCAGATGCCCAAGTCCTGTGGCTACTCCCTGGTCCGTGGTCAAGGCGAGAACATGCTGACCATCCTCTACACGGCCTGTGATGTCCGGATTGTG GCGCAGTGGTACACAATCCAGGTGGTGTACATGACTGCAGCAGGGGAGAGAGCGGAGATCCAGGTGTCTTGCCCCTACCACAAGCTCCAGCCCCAGCAGG GCTGCCCCCTTCCCAAGAGCCAGCAAGTCTCCTGTGGGCCCAAAAGGGTCCGAGCCGCCGCCTGCTTGGCTAGGGGCTGCTGTATGGATCCTGAGACTGCCCACTGCTACTACCCCCTGGAGG aATGTACCTCGGACAAGCACTTTGTCTTTGCTGTCCACCGCACCCTCACCATCCCTCCTCTGGAGCCATCCTCTTTGGTCATCGCTGGCAACCAGTCCTGCAGCCCTGTCATCTGCACCCCTGACTTTGCCATCTTCAAGTTCCCAGTGACTGGCTGTGGTACCCATGCCTTT GTGGTGGGCAAGACGACCATCTACCTGGCAGAGGTGATGGCCCTGGCACGACAGAACAGCCTGAAGTATGGCGTGATCACCAGAGATGGCCCCTTCAG ATTGCTGGTCGAGTGTCGCTATGCAGAGGATAACCTGATCAGCACTGGCTACCTGGTAAAGAGCCCCAACCTGCCCAGCACTATCATGTCCCCTGGGGTATTCGGGGTGCAGCTCAGAATAGCTACTG ACGCGGCCTTCAGCCGCTTCTACCCTCAGTACCACAGACCGCTGCGGCTGCTCCTGGGTCGCCCCATGTATCTGGAGGTGCGGTTGCTGAGCTCGCCAGACCCCaacctgctgctgctggtgcacTACTGTGTTGCCTACCCCCGCTCTGCCCAGGCCGTCTGGGTGCTGCTGTATGAAGG CTGCCCCAACCCTCTGGACTACGGCCATACGTCCACCCTGCACATCAACAACCAGCTGCCCCTGTCTAGGCAGCACCGCCGCTTCCACATCACCACCTTCCAGTTCATGGATCAGACAATGCAGGCATACCTGGATGAGGAG ATCTACTTCATGTGCTCCACTGAGGTGTGCTCTCCGGCCATGAAGACCTGTGTGGAGGGCTGCTTTGATGGGCGCA